A genome region from Aurantiacibacter sp. MUD61 includes the following:
- a CDS encoding acyltransferase family protein: protein MTRSAERFHTLDAMRGIAALAVVFYHAGRMVPRGYLAVDLFFALSGFVLFHAYAHRMQAGPFLIERLIRLGPMMVIGAAIGLAINGGSAGTLLMIPTGRTFLYPANIPLWSLLFEFIAGAAFALLLGFGKRAWVAALLIGLVGVVAGIEVRGSADLGFRWDTFGYGLARTAFSFCIGIAIYRIVTRSRLRLGWPCGMLALLLPFTVMMMPQDGNVLVDYAALMVVMPLALWLGAVSRFPRAKVAAWLGIPSYALYAVHHPLVKMELSAWLTIPAAVLLAIVLGFLVEPRCRAALQPLQQRFANAHFRASLKGL from the coding sequence ATGACGAGGAGTGCGGAGAGATTTCACACGCTTGATGCGATGCGCGGGATCGCGGCTTTGGCGGTGGTATTCTACCATGCCGGGCGGATGGTGCCGCGCGGATACCTCGCGGTCGACCTGTTCTTCGCGCTCAGCGGATTTGTGCTGTTTCACGCCTATGCCCACCGCATGCAAGCAGGACCGTTCCTGATCGAACGGCTTATCCGGCTTGGGCCCATGATGGTGATCGGTGCGGCGATCGGTCTGGCGATCAATGGCGGTTCCGCCGGAACACTGCTGATGATTCCGACAGGCCGGACTTTCCTCTATCCGGCCAATATTCCGCTCTGGTCGCTCCTGTTCGAATTCATCGCGGGGGCTGCATTTGCGTTGCTGCTGGGTTTCGGCAAGCGCGCTTGGGTGGCAGCTCTGCTGATCGGCTTGGTCGGCGTTGTCGCTGGCATCGAAGTGCGCGGGAGTGCCGACCTTGGCTTCCGATGGGACACCTTCGGCTATGGCCTTGCGCGCACGGCGTTCAGTTTCTGCATCGGCATTGCGATCTACCGGATCGTGACGCGTTCTCGCCTGCGCCTCGGCTGGCCCTGTGGAATGCTCGCCCTGCTGCTGCCTTTCACCGTCATGATGATGCCGCAGGATGGCAATGTGCTGGTCGATTACGCTGCCCTGATGGTCGTGATGCCACTCGCCTTGTGGCTGGGCGCGGTGAGCCGGTTTCCGAGAGCGAAAGTGGCCGCGTGGCTGGGTATTCCGTCTTATGCGCTTTATGCCGTTCACCACCCGCTGGTGAAAATGGAGCTGTCCGCCTGGCTGACCATTCCTGCGGCAGTCCTGCTGGCGATAGTGCTGGGTTTTCTGGTGGAGCCACGATGCCGCGCCGCCTTGCAGCCGCTGCAACAACGCTTCGCAAATGCTCACTTTCGCGCTTCGCTGAAAGGCCTATGA
- a CDS encoding Lrp/AsnC family transcriptional regulator, which produces MTENVHPAPDAIDRRILREVQADIGRPVPAIADAVGISVSAYRRRLTRLRKAGVVLREVALVDSAQLGIEIIVAITMMEEQSSGYDRLKRRIRSAPEVTQCYSVTGDVDLIAHVTMPDMATYEQWIQDFILSDPAVRRCNSHVVYSRVKFTTAVPV; this is translated from the coding sequence ATGACCGAAAACGTTCACCCCGCTCCCGACGCCATCGATCGCCGCATATTGCGCGAGGTGCAGGCCGATATCGGCAGGCCGGTGCCCGCAATCGCCGATGCGGTGGGCATCTCCGTCTCCGCCTATCGCCGCCGCCTCACCCGCTTGCGCAAGGCAGGCGTGGTGCTGCGCGAGGTGGCGCTGGTCGATAGCGCGCAGCTCGGCATCGAGATTATCGTCGCCATTACCATGATGGAGGAGCAATCATCGGGATACGACCGGCTGAAACGCCGCATCCGCTCCGCACCCGAAGTGACCCAATGCTACAGCGTGACGGGCGATGTGGATTTGATCGCCCATGTGACGATGCCCGATATGGCGACATACGAACAATGGATACAGGACTTCATCCTGTCAGACCCGGCCGTGCGCCGGTGCAATAGCCATGTCGTATATTCGCGGGTGAAGTTCACCACCGCAGTGCCGGTTTAG
- the lptC gene encoding LPS export ABC transporter periplasmic protein LptC, which translates to MTAAADRMRSKRQAFAAPGSSLDKVVRALAVGLPALVGVVAALMLITPLGPRGEVSFLLDRNKVAVADDRLRVDNAMYRGEDGEGRPFSLIAGSAVQQSNSVPVVEMRELTARLLLPEGPAVLSAPEGSYDIDDEQVGIPGTVRFTASDGYEFTASNVTINLLTRTLMGEGGIRGEIPAGTFQADSMQADMEARTFTLTGNVRGRMVPGQLRMPSGMSMPGR; encoded by the coding sequence ATGACCGCCGCCGCCGACCGTATGCGCTCAAAGCGCCAGGCTTTCGCCGCCCCGGGCAGCTCGCTCGACAAGGTCGTGCGCGCGCTGGCGGTCGGCTTGCCTGCACTGGTCGGTGTGGTCGCAGCGCTCATGCTGATCACCCCGCTGGGGCCGCGCGGCGAAGTCAGCTTCCTGCTCGATCGCAACAAGGTCGCCGTCGCCGATGACCGGCTGCGCGTCGACAATGCCATGTACCGCGGAGAGGACGGCGAAGGCCGGCCCTTTTCGCTGATCGCAGGCTCTGCCGTCCAGCAGAGCAATTCGGTGCCGGTGGTGGAAATGCGCGAGCTCACCGCGCGCCTCCTGCTGCCCGAAGGCCCCGCCGTGCTGAGCGCGCCCGAAGGCAGCTATGACATCGATGACGAGCAGGTGGGCATTCCCGGCACGGTGCGCTTTACCGCGTCGGACGGCTATGAATTCACCGCCAGCAATGTAACGATCAACCTCCTCACCCGCACGCTGATGGGCGAAGGCGGGATACGCGGCGAGATACCGGCAGGCACGTTCCAGGCGGATTCGATGCAGGCCGACATGGAAGCGCGCACATTCACTCTCACCGGCAATGTGCGCGGACGCATGGTGCCCGGACAATTGCGCATGCCAAGCGGCATGAGCATGCCGGGACGTTAG
- a CDS encoding glutamate synthase subunit beta: MGKETGFLEVDREDRTYTDPKERLKHYKEFVIPHDEPALQKQASRCMNCGIPYCHNGCPVNNIIPDWNHLVYEGDWQNALEVLHSTNNFPEFTGRICPAPCEASCTLNITDQPVTIKSIECAIIDRGWKEGWVKPQPPEKQSGKSVAVVGSGPAGMACAQQLARAGHSVTVFEKSDRVGGLLRYGIPDFKMEKTLINRRAVQMEAEGVTFRTSTEVGVDVSMKSLKENFDAIVLSGGAEHPRQLEIPGAEMAGVRLAMEFLTQQNKRNAGDDETRAAPRGSLTATGKHVIVIGGGDTGSDCVGTSNRQGAASVTQIEIMPQPPEKENKLLTWPDWPMKLRTSSSHEEGVERDWAVLTKEVIGEDGKVTGLKCVRADWSEGQLKEVPNSEFTLKADLILLAMGFLGPRRQGMLDQAGVEITQRGNVDANEQDYRTSDEQIYACGDMRRGQSLVVWAIREGRQCAASVDEALMGVTELPR; the protein is encoded by the coding sequence ATGGGAAAAGAGACAGGCTTTCTCGAAGTCGACCGTGAAGATCGCACCTATACCGATCCCAAGGAGCGGCTGAAGCATTACAAGGAATTCGTCATTCCGCATGACGAGCCTGCCCTGCAGAAGCAGGCCAGCCGCTGCATGAATTGCGGCATTCCCTACTGCCATAACGGCTGCCCGGTGAACAACATCATCCCGGACTGGAACCACCTCGTCTACGAAGGCGACTGGCAGAACGCGCTGGAAGTGCTGCATTCGACCAACAATTTCCCGGAATTCACCGGCCGGATCTGCCCCGCCCCGTGCGAGGCGAGCTGCACGCTCAACATCACCGACCAGCCGGTGACGATCAAAAGCATCGAATGCGCCATTATTGATCGTGGCTGGAAGGAAGGCTGGGTAAAGCCGCAGCCGCCGGAGAAACAGTCCGGCAAAAGTGTCGCCGTGGTTGGCTCGGGCCCGGCGGGCATGGCCTGCGCACAGCAGTTGGCGCGTGCGGGACATTCGGTGACGGTATTCGAGAAGAGCGACCGCGTGGGCGGCCTGCTGCGCTACGGCATCCCCGACTTCAAGATGGAGAAGACCCTCATCAATCGCCGCGCGGTGCAGATGGAGGCCGAAGGCGTGACCTTCCGCACCAGCACCGAAGTCGGCGTCGATGTGTCAATGAAGTCGCTGAAGGAAAACTTCGACGCAATCGTGCTGTCGGGCGGGGCAGAGCATCCGCGCCAGCTCGAGATACCGGGCGCGGAAATGGCTGGCGTTCGCTTGGCCATGGAATTCCTCACCCAGCAGAACAAGCGCAATGCGGGCGACGATGAAACCCGCGCCGCACCGCGCGGCTCGCTGACCGCCACGGGCAAGCATGTGATCGTGATCGGCGGCGGTGACACCGGCAGCGATTGCGTGGGCACCAGCAATCGGCAGGGCGCGGCTTCGGTCACCCAGATCGAAATCATGCCGCAGCCGCCCGAGAAAGAGAACAAGCTGCTCACCTGGCCCGACTGGCCGATGAAGCTGCGCACATCCTCCAGCCATGAAGAAGGCGTGGAGCGCGACTGGGCGGTACTGACGAAGGAAGTGATTGGCGAAGACGGCAAGGTCACCGGCCTCAAATGCGTTCGCGCGGACTGGTCCGAAGGGCAGCTGAAAGAAGTGCCGAACAGCGAATTCACGCTGAAGGCAGACCTGATCCTCCTCGCCATGGGTTTCCTCGGCCCGCGCCGGCAGGGCATGCTCGATCAGGCCGGGGTGGAGATCACCCAGCGCGGCAATGTCGATGCGAACGAGCAGGATTACCGCACCTCGGACGAGCAGATTTACGCTTGCGGAGACATGCGCCGGGGCCAGAGCCTCGTCGTATGGGCAATCCGTGAAGGTCGCCAATGCGCCGCCAGCGTGGACGAAGCGCTGATGGGCGTTACCGAGCTGCCGCGCTAG
- a CDS encoding ribonuclease D: MTVHFHEEDLPAGVLADGPVAVDTETMGLVTPRDRLCVVQISDGQGDEHLVRFAKDSTFDAPNLKAVLADPDRIKIYHFARFDLAAIEYYLGVEAGPVFCTKIASKLTRTFTDRHGLKILVDELLGESISKQQQSSDWGAVELNDAQREYAASDVRYLHRMRDVFIERLEREGRTAMAQACFDFLPTRARLDIAGWADHDIFSHA, from the coding sequence ATGACTGTACACTTTCACGAAGAAGACCTGCCCGCAGGCGTGCTCGCCGATGGCCCCGTTGCCGTCGATACCGAAACCATGGGGCTGGTAACGCCGCGCGACCGCTTGTGCGTCGTCCAGATCAGCGATGGCCAGGGCGATGAGCATCTGGTGCGCTTTGCCAAGGACAGCACCTTCGATGCGCCGAATCTGAAGGCGGTGCTCGCCGATCCGGATCGCATCAAGATCTACCACTTCGCGCGTTTCGACCTTGCCGCGATCGAGTACTATCTGGGCGTGGAGGCAGGCCCGGTGTTCTGCACAAAGATCGCCAGCAAGCTGACCCGCACATTCACCGATCGCCATGGCCTCAAGATCCTCGTCGACGAACTGTTGGGCGAGTCGATCTCAAAGCAGCAGCAATCGAGTGACTGGGGTGCGGTGGAACTGAACGATGCGCAGCGCGAATATGCCGCGTCCGATGTGCGCTACCTCCACCGCATGCGCGATGTCTTCATCGAGCGGCTGGAGCGCGAAGGCCGCACTGCAATGGCGCAGGCCTGTTTCGACTTCCTGCCCACCCGCGCACGGCTCGACATTGCCGGTTGGGCGGATCACGACATCTTCAGCCACGCGTAA
- the ung gene encoding uracil-DNA glycosylase, whose product MSDAIPDSWKPVLEPALATPEARRLGGWLRAEEDAGKRIYPPRGCRLRALELTPLESVKVVILGQDPYHGPGQAHGLCFSVQDGVKVPPSLVNIFKEMESDIGIARPTHGNLESWAQQGVLLLNNTLTVEEARAGSHAGKGWDAITDACVAAVAERDAPCVFILWGSHAQAKAKRIPALGASDRHLLITSPHPSPLSAHRGFLGSMPFSRTNAFLEAQGCEPVDWSL is encoded by the coding sequence ATGTCCGATGCCATTCCCGATAGCTGGAAGCCGGTTCTCGAACCTGCACTCGCCACGCCTGAAGCGCGCAGACTGGGCGGCTGGCTGCGAGCGGAGGAGGATGCGGGCAAGCGTATCTACCCGCCGCGCGGCTGCCGCCTGCGCGCGCTGGAGCTGACGCCGCTGGAAAGCGTGAAAGTCGTGATCCTGGGGCAGGATCCGTATCACGGGCCGGGGCAGGCGCATGGGCTGTGCTTCTCGGTGCAGGACGGTGTCAAAGTGCCGCCATCGCTGGTCAACATCTTCAAGGAGATGGAGAGCGATATCGGCATTGCGCGTCCCACCCATGGCAACCTTGAAAGCTGGGCGCAGCAGGGCGTGCTGCTGCTCAACAACACGCTGACGGTGGAGGAAGCCAGGGCAGGCAGCCATGCGGGTAAGGGGTGGGACGCGATTACCGATGCCTGCGTCGCGGCAGTGGCCGAGCGCGATGCGCCCTGCGTTTTCATCCTCTGGGGCAGCCATGCGCAGGCCAAGGCGAAGCGCATTCCGGCACTCGGCGCGAGCGATCGGCATCTGCTCATCACCAGCCCGCACCCCAGCCCGCTGTCCGCACATCGCGGCTTCCTTGGCAGCATGCCTTTCAGCCGGACCAACGCCTTTCTGGAAGCGCAGGGGTGTGAGCCTGTCGACTGGTCGCTCTGA
- a CDS encoding TraR/DksA C4-type zinc finger protein yields the protein MTEDDARQALTARLEELDRLDALSAEGREPVTLQQDSVGRLSRMDAMQQQAMAQAEERRRSAERARIKAAFARLDEGEWGYCAKCGEEIAAGRLSNDPSVARCVGCAG from the coding sequence ATGACCGAGGATGACGCGCGCCAAGCTCTCACCGCCCGGCTGGAAGAGCTGGACCGGCTCGATGCGCTGAGCGCGGAGGGCCGAGAGCCCGTCACCCTGCAGCAGGACAGCGTGGGCCGCCTCTCCCGCATGGACGCAATGCAGCAGCAGGCGATGGCCCAGGCCGAGGAGCGCCGCCGCAGCGCAGAACGCGCGCGCATCAAAGCTGCCTTCGCGCGGCTCGACGAGGGCGAATGGGGCTATTGCGCCAAATGCGGCGAGGAGATTGCTGCGGGACGGCTCAGCAACGACCCGAGCGTCGCGCGCTGTGTGGGGTGCGCGGGTTAA
- a CDS encoding TolB family protein, which translates to MVSPYLALLFALSCAGCSAAASDEEEGASAQPATDTAVATPLGARRLAPEALGQDGRITFSPGFSPDGQTMYFTRADCELIWECPQLLYRSQRTASGWSPAERVQLPQAEARAEWPSVSPDGSTLYFSWAPDRPRHAGENVYEDFDLFALSLSDAGAEPVALDNPDISRIRGGRIRQTRFVNNETAPVLTRGGDLYFWSERLDGVGLRDIYVARGNGSGGFAAPIPVPGDINTAGENDGSWVTADGRVMLLSTDVVEGEGGADIFVSVLCEGEWSAPRNLGPEINTPDAEFAARITPDGESVVFTSSRPTEAGGESGLYQVWTMPVAEIPVLREVLGEARAN; encoded by the coding sequence ATGGTTTCACCATATCTTGCCCTGCTCTTCGCCCTGTCCTGTGCTGGTTGTTCAGCCGCTGCTTCGGATGAGGAGGAGGGAGCAAGCGCACAGCCTGCAACCGACACCGCAGTCGCGACGCCGCTTGGGGCACGGCGGCTCGCCCCGGAAGCACTCGGCCAGGACGGACGGATCACTTTCAGCCCAGGCTTCTCACCTGACGGGCAGACGATGTATTTCACCCGCGCCGATTGCGAGCTGATCTGGGAATGCCCGCAATTGCTCTACCGCTCGCAGCGAACCGCCAGCGGCTGGTCGCCCGCCGAGCGCGTACAATTACCCCAAGCAGAAGCGCGCGCCGAATGGCCGAGCGTCAGCCCCGATGGCTCCACGCTATACTTCTCTTGGGCACCGGACCGCCCGCGCCACGCTGGCGAGAATGTTTACGAGGATTTCGACCTCTTCGCTCTCTCGCTTTCCGATGCGGGGGCAGAGCCGGTCGCGCTCGATAATCCCGACATCAGCCGCATTCGCGGAGGCCGCATCCGCCAGACGCGCTTCGTGAACAATGAAACCGCGCCGGTGCTGACGCGCGGGGGCGATCTCTATTTCTGGAGCGAGCGTCTCGACGGCGTGGGCCTGCGCGATATCTATGTCGCGCGCGGGAATGGGAGCGGCGGTTTTGCCGCGCCGATCCCGGTACCCGGAGACATCAATACCGCAGGCGAGAACGACGGATCATGGGTCACCGCCGATGGCCGCGTAATGCTGCTCAGCACCGATGTGGTTGAGGGCGAAGGCGGCGCGGATATCTTCGTTTCGGTGCTGTGCGAAGGCGAATGGAGCGCGCCGCGCAATCTCGGGCCGGAAATCAACACCCCGGACGCCGAGTTCGCCGCCCGGATCACTCCCGATGGCGAGAGCGTGGTCTTCACGTCATCGCGCCCCACCGAAGCGGGCGGCGAGAGCGGGCTCTATCAGGTATGGACGATGCCAGTCGCCGAAATACCGGTGCTGCGCGAAGTCCTCGGCGAAGCGCGCGCGAACTAG
- a CDS encoding LptA/OstA family protein produces the protein MTDTTASRLPLRKLALRGLAAGLLAGGASAIGFGALAGAQDLGGIVSNEPVSWSADNGQLQDRQNRVVLSGNVVIQQGNLRMTADRTTIAYTDAGTLRIQRINATGGVVVTRGDERARGDAAVYDFNRRVIILSGGVAINRGTDRLDGGRLVLDLNSGVTSVDGQGSRDSDGRVSGTFAVPEGN, from the coding sequence ATGACCGACACGACAGCTTCCCGCCTCCCTTTACGCAAGCTGGCCCTGCGCGGACTTGCCGCCGGCCTTCTGGCAGGCGGTGCAAGCGCGATCGGCTTTGGCGCGCTGGCAGGGGCGCAGGATCTGGGCGGAATCGTCTCGAATGAGCCGGTCAGCTGGTCTGCCGACAATGGCCAGCTGCAGGATCGGCAGAACCGCGTGGTGCTTTCAGGCAATGTCGTGATCCAGCAGGGCAATCTGCGGATGACCGCTGACCGCACGACCATCGCGTACACCGATGCCGGAACGCTGCGCATCCAGCGCATCAATGCGACCGGCGGCGTCGTAGTGACCCGCGGCGATGAACGAGCGCGCGGCGATGCGGCAGTCTATGACTTCAACCGGCGGGTGATCATCCTGTCTGGCGGGGTGGCGATCAATCGCGGGACCGACCGGCTCGATGGCGGTCGTCTGGTGCTCGATCTGAACTCCGGCGTGACGAGTGTCGACGGGCAGGGCTCGCGCGACAGCGACGGGCGCGTGTCGGGCACTTTCGCGGTGCCGGAAGGCAACTAA
- a CDS encoding PAS domain-containing sensor histidine kinase, with protein sequence MLGEAFVHAVLDSTDSLIFVKDRESRVVYANDAFLALYSPEERKNVIGATTVENFAEDEAALFLEEDRKAFARGQSEIVEEITDWEGEKRILSTRKTVYTTEDGGELLLAIAKDITALKNREHALTRANRQLREYAHSVAHDLRSPIAAIISGVSIIERDKNSSLSERATLVSKAVKESAHGLSKHLTAMLEAAKSDQLGLSFKETDLNLLLEEVRFNLSALSISREAKIHSPRLPVVVVEPTLFRQMLQSLIENAIRHAGVEKPVVKIGVQRDGGEYEISFCDKGPGIPTEKRHLAMKPFSKPEDGHVGEGYGLGLMQCQRIAQLHEGFLEIPNEKTAPDDPTIVARISAELQAR encoded by the coding sequence ATGCTTGGCGAAGCATTCGTCCATGCCGTATTGGACAGCACTGATAGCCTGATTTTTGTGAAAGATCGCGAATCCCGCGTCGTCTATGCCAATGACGCGTTTCTCGCGCTCTATTCTCCTGAAGAACGCAAGAACGTGATCGGCGCGACGACAGTCGAGAATTTTGCCGAAGATGAGGCTGCGCTTTTCCTTGAGGAAGACCGCAAGGCATTTGCCCGCGGACAATCCGAAATCGTCGAAGAAATCACCGATTGGGAGGGTGAAAAGCGGATCCTCAGCACGCGCAAGACGGTCTATACGACAGAGGATGGTGGGGAATTGCTGCTGGCAATTGCCAAGGACATTACCGCGCTCAAAAACCGCGAGCATGCGTTGACCCGGGCTAACAGGCAATTGCGCGAATATGCCCATTCGGTGGCGCATGATTTGCGCAGCCCGATTGCAGCGATCATCAGCGGTGTGAGCATTATCGAGCGGGACAAGAATTCAAGCCTGAGCGAACGCGCCACACTGGTCAGCAAGGCCGTGAAGGAAAGCGCGCATGGGTTGTCGAAACATCTTACAGCCATGCTTGAGGCTGCGAAATCCGACCAGCTTGGGCTGAGCTTCAAGGAGACCGATCTCAACCTTCTGCTGGAGGAAGTTCGCTTCAATCTGTCCGCGCTGTCGATCAGTCGCGAGGCGAAGATCCATTCGCCGCGCTTGCCGGTAGTCGTTGTCGAACCGACCCTGTTCCGACAAATGCTGCAAAGCCTGATCGAAAATGCCATTCGCCATGCGGGGGTTGAAAAACCGGTGGTAAAAATTGGCGTCCAGCGCGACGGCGGCGAATATGAAATCAGTTTTTGCGACAAGGGCCCGGGCATTCCCACGGAAAAACGCCATCTGGCGATGAAGCCCTTCTCCAAACCCGAAGACGGGCATGTCGGCGAAGGCTACGGTCTCGGACTGATGCAGTGCCAGCGCATTGCCCAGCTCCACGAAGGGTTCCTCGAAATCCCAAACGAAAAAACGGCGCCCGACGATCCGACAATCGTCGCGCGTATCTCCGCAGAGCTGCAAGCGCGCTGA